Proteins encoded within one genomic window of Setaria italica strain Yugu1 chromosome IV, Setaria_italica_v2.0, whole genome shotgun sequence:
- the LOC101768129 gene encoding protein DETOXIFICATION 51, translated as MGTTTPMPSAPPVALVGGKVGHHVYVAVPQHAEADAAGHHCGRQLKCRAVPLPAAGETVREAVALCRLAFPIALTALLLYSRTALSMFFLGSIGDLPLAAGSLAIAFANITGYSVLSGLSLGMDPLCSQAFGANQPRLLGLTLYRSILFLLCCSLPLSALWLNMSKILVFLGQDREITALAQEYVIFSLPDLLSFSIIHPLRVYLRSQGITRPLAAAAGAAVLFHVPANYVLVGCLGLGAPGVAAAASASNFVLLAVLLAYVVVRRDAALLAAGPPTAEWLAGWGPLARLAAPSCVSVCLEWWWYEVMILFCGLLPDPKPAVASMGVLMQTTALVYVFPSSLGFGVSTRVGNELGANRPGRARAAAHVAVAGAAAMGLAAMSFAAGVRHAWGRMFTADADILRLTAAALPIVGLCELGNCPQTVGCGVLRGSARPARAAHVNLGAFYLVGMPVAVLLAFGLGVGFVGLWMGLLAAQVCCAGLMLCVVGSTDWEAQARRAQELTSCSPDDVEKPRAHKSATAAGEGGRPEKGEQAGVERKCYEPLISNSEETVPDTV; from the coding sequence ATGGGCACCACCACCCCCatgccgtcggcgccgccggtggcgctGGTCGGCGGCAAGGTCGGCCACCACGTCTACGTTGCAGTGCCTCAGCACGCGGaagccgacgccgccggccaccattgCGGCCGCCAGCTCAagtgccgtgccgtgccccTGCCGGCGGCAGGGGAGACCGTccgggaggcggtggcgctgtgccGGCTCGCGTTCCCGATCGCGCTGACGGCGCTGCTGCTCTACTCGCGGACGGCCCTGTCGATGTTCTTCCTGGGCTCCATCGGCGACCTCCCGCTGGCGGCCGGGTCCCTCGCCATCGCCTTCGCCAACATCACCGGTTACTCGGTGCTGTCCGGGCTCTCGCTCGGCATGGACCCGCTCTGCTCCCAGGCGTTCGGCGCCAACCAGCCGCGCCTCCTCGGCCTAACCCTCTACCGCTCCATCCTCTTCCTGCTCTGCTGCTCGCTGCCGCTCTCGGCGCTCTGGCTCAACATGTCCAAGATCCTCGTGTTCCTGGGCCAGGACCGCGAGATCACGGCGCTGGCGCAGGAGTACGTCATCTTCTCCCTCCCGgacctcctctccttctccatcaTTCACCCACTCCGCGTGTACCTCCGGTCCCAGGGGATcacgcgcccgctcgccgccgccgcgggagccGCCGTGCTCTTCCACGTGCCGGCGAACTACGTCCTGGTGGGGTGCCTCGGGCTCGGTGCGCCCggggtggccgccgcggcgtcggcgtccaacttcgtcctcctcgccgtgcTGCTCGCGTACGTCGTCGTCCGGCGCGACGCGGCGCTGCTCGCGGCGGGGCCGCCCACGGCGGAGTGGCTCGCCGGGTGGGGCCCGCTCGCTCGGCTGGCCGCACCAAGCTGCGTGTCGGTGTGCCTCGAGTGGTGGTGGTACGAGGTGATGATCCTATTCTGCGGCCTGCTGCCGGACCCGAAGCCGGCGGTGGCATCCATGGGCGTGCTCATGCAGACGACGGCCCTGGTGTACGTGTTCCCGTCGTCGCTGGGCTTCGGCGTGTCCACGCGGGTGGGCAACGAGCTGGGCGCCAACCGCccgggccgcgcgcgcgccgcggcgcacgTCGCCgttgccggcgcggcggccatggggcTCGCCGCTATGTCGTTCGCGGCCGGGGTGCGCCACGCGTGGGGGCGCATGTtcaccgccgacgccgacaTCCTCCGGCTGACCGCGGCGGCGCTCCCGATCGTGGGGCTCTGCGAGCTCGGCAACTGCCCGCAGACCGTCGGCTGCGGCGTGCTCCGCGGcagcgcgcggccggcgcgcgccgcgcacGTCAACCTCGGCGCCTTCTACCTGGTGGGCATGCCCGTCGCCGTGCTTCTGGCGTTCGGGCTCGGCGTGGGCTTCGTCGGGCTCTGGATGGGTCTCCTGGCGGCGCAAGTGTGCTGCGCCGGGCTCATGCTCTGCGTCGTCGGCTCCACCGACTGGGAGGCGCAGGCGCGGCGGGCGCAGGAGCTGACGTCATGCTCGCCGGACGACGTGGAGAAGCCTAGGGCCCACAAGTCAGCGACGGCCGCGGGAGAGGGAGGCAGGCCGGAGAAGGGGGAGCAGGCGGGCGTGGAGCGGAAGTGCTACGAGCCGTTGATCTCCAACAGTGAGGAGACCGTGCCAGACACTGTGTAG